Proteins encoded by one window of uncultured Fibrobacter sp.:
- the rdgB gene encoding RdgB/HAM1 family non-canonical purine NTP pyrophosphatase yields the protein MKHLFVIATGNPGKIRDFAHILGTENKEFKTLKDIGFTDDIVEDGDSFEANAIIKSSTVAKWLCEKHIEASVLADDSGLEVFALNGEPGIYSARYCGYHGNDQANNDKLMQKLEGVKDRSARYFCALSYQKVAEVDGKWTVTEPKIYEGECRGQINFAPVGDMGFGYDPLFVPDGFDRTFAQMELAEKKGISHRGNAIRAMKADLEAKG from the coding sequence ATGAAACACTTATTCGTTATCGCTACAGGCAATCCCGGAAAAATCAGGGACTTCGCCCACATTCTCGGAACCGAGAACAAGGAATTCAAGACGCTCAAGGACATCGGCTTTACAGACGACATTGTTGAAGACGGCGATTCATTCGAAGCAAACGCCATCATCAAGTCTAGTACAGTGGCCAAATGGCTTTGCGAAAAGCACATTGAAGCAAGCGTGCTTGCCGACGATTCTGGCCTTGAAGTGTTCGCTTTGAACGGCGAGCCCGGCATTTACAGCGCCCGCTACTGCGGCTACCATGGCAACGACCAGGCAAACAACGACAAGCTCATGCAAAAACTCGAGGGCGTCAAGGACCGCAGCGCCCGCTACTTCTGCGCACTCTCTTACCAGAAAGTCGCCGAAGTCGACGGCAAGTGGACCGTGACCGAGCCGAAGATTTATGAAGGCGAGTGCCGCGGACAAATCAACTTCGCGCCCGTAGGCGACATGGGATTCGGCTACGACCCGCTATTTGTGCCCGACGGATTCGACCGCACCTTCGCTCAAATGGAGCTTGCGGAAAAGAAAGGCATCAGCCACCGCGGCAACGCCATTCGAGCGATGAAAGCGGATTTAGAAGCCAAGGGCTAG
- a CDS encoding ABC transporter permease, with translation MLHVFKHELRLIFRDPKFWIPFVIPPVILAASQGIAVSRYGGQIMEGMQGYMMLLLGCLMAPMGSPLAGDTFAGERERNSLELLQLAPIAPAKLFWGKLLAILPFPVVFALLAQFGYWVSHPEISTMSAVASVLGALSAVLLTTSFSLVVSLRVKTVRAATHLTLFLIVPLLLLVQLGHEAFLSGLFVPVVTLVVSVLLSIAATFTSMRKFVSL, from the coding sequence ATGCTTCACGTATTCAAGCACGAACTTCGCCTGATTTTCAGGGACCCGAAATTCTGGATCCCCTTCGTTATCCCGCCCGTGATTTTGGCGGCTAGCCAGGGCATAGCCGTGTCGCGTTACGGTGGCCAGATTATGGAGGGCATGCAGGGCTACATGATGCTCTTGCTCGGTTGCCTCATGGCGCCCATGGGCTCGCCCCTTGCTGGCGATACTTTTGCGGGCGAACGCGAACGTAATTCCCTAGAACTCCTGCAACTAGCGCCGATTGCTCCTGCAAAACTCTTCTGGGGCAAGCTTCTGGCGATTCTTCCGTTCCCGGTGGTGTTTGCGTTGCTCGCACAGTTCGGTTACTGGGTGTCGCATCCTGAAATTTCGACGATGTCTGCGGTGGCATCTGTTCTCGGGGCGCTTTCGGCGGTGCTTCTCACGACCTCATTTTCGCTTGTCGTTTCGCTCCGCGTTAAGACGGTCCGGGCTGCGACTCATCTGACTTTGTTTCTTATCGTGCCGCTATTGCTGTTGGTGCAGCTCGGTCACGAGGCTTTCTTGAGCGGGCTGTTCGTGCCTGTCGTAACGCTTGTCGTGTCGGTCTTGCTGAGCATTGCGGCGACTTTCACGAGCATGCGAAAGTTTGTAAGCTTGTAA
- a CDS encoding DUF3078 domain-containing protein, which yields MKMKSLIKACAFACAFAAPAMAEGGMFEGALPENWTADVVAAVRYNWYNFSNWQKDGTSNYTWLVTYDADVQGKWKVANWRNLIDIDLGQTWTKGVGKRKSNDRLFWESMLDFNMTEVLKPYIGNRFETQFMAGYEYSEDEDGNEVKKAISSFMDPAYETQLAGLAYIPNDNFSQRLGFANRMTISNGYGYADDPDTEKFEKFRDEPGLESITEAKYAFSDIVSFKTRLWAFCNFEGVEKIDGLWENLLSVMIAPLVELQVGFDMAYDWDLDEDTQYKSMVLFGLTWRWF from the coding sequence ATGAAGATGAAATCACTTATCAAGGCTTGCGCATTTGCTTGCGCTTTCGCCGCTCCTGCAATGGCTGAAGGTGGCATGTTCGAAGGGGCTCTCCCCGAAAACTGGACTGCCGACGTTGTCGCAGCTGTTCGTTATAACTGGTACAACTTCAGCAACTGGCAGAAGGACGGTACCTCCAACTACACTTGGCTCGTGACCTACGATGCCGACGTGCAGGGTAAGTGGAAGGTTGCTAACTGGCGTAACCTCATCGACATCGACCTCGGTCAGACATGGACTAAGGGCGTGGGTAAGCGCAAGTCCAACGACCGTCTCTTCTGGGAATCTATGCTCGACTTCAACATGACCGAAGTCCTGAAACCCTATATCGGTAACCGCTTTGAAACTCAGTTCATGGCTGGCTACGAATATAGCGAAGACGAAGATGGCAACGAAGTCAAGAAGGCAATTTCCAGCTTCATGGATCCGGCATACGAAACTCAGCTCGCCGGTCTTGCTTACATTCCGAACGACAACTTCTCTCAGCGTCTCGGTTTTGCTAACCGCATGACCATTTCTAACGGTTACGGTTACGCTGACGATCCGGATACCGAAAAGTTCGAAAAGTTCCGTGACGAACCCGGTCTCGAATCTATCACCGAAGCCAAGTATGCCTTCTCTGACATCGTGAGCTTCAAGACCCGTCTGTGGGCCTTCTGCAACTTCGAAGGTGTCGAAAAGATCGACGGCCTTTGGGAAAACTTGCTCTCTGTGATGATTGCTCCGCTCGTTGAACTCCAGGTTGGCTTTGACATGGCCTACGACTGGGATCTCGACGAAGACACGCAGTACAAGAGCATGGTGCTCTTCGGCCTGACCTGGCGCTGGTTCTAA
- a CDS encoding TM2 domain-containing protein: MAAQGEHNKWIALALCILLGYLGLHRFYEGKIWTGILWLCTGGLCGVGIVVDAILIVMKPEHY; this comes from the coding sequence ATGGCCGCTCAAGGTGAACACAACAAATGGATTGCCCTAGCCCTTTGCATTTTGCTCGGCTACCTAGGACTGCACCGTTTTTACGAAGGTAAAATCTGGACCGGAATCCTTTGGCTTTGCACCGGCGGCCTCTGCGGTGTGGGCATCGTTGTCGACGCGATTCTTATCGTGATGAAACCCGAGCATTATTAA